The following proteins come from a genomic window of Fibrobacter succinogenes:
- a CDS encoding family 43 glycosylhydrolase: MGLFSKMAKTAAFTVLAAAVVNSFAVTVNNPIMYVDSPDPSIVRVDDAYYMVTTTMHFAPGVPVFKSTDLAQWRTVGYAYQTLSNGNNISLNGGQDAYGKGSWASSIRYHKGFFYVLTPSYTTNRTHLYKTADVENGPWSEVQLPFYHDPSLFFDDDGTVWVFYGSGDQISYVQLNDDASGVKAGGKSGKVGGVSVNQVTGTNNYYVQQEGSHMEKVNGEYYLFTISWPAGKSRSEIVYRSKNLLSGFSGRYFLSDNGVAQGGIFDTPDGKWYALLFRDSGPVGRMSHLVPMEWKDGWPVPTSGSKAPATIDLPESPLPGYGMVTSDDFDSDVLPLEWQWNHNPDNKNWSLTANPGFLRITTGRTDSRIVNAKNTLTQRSFGPKSSGRTLVDGKGMKDGDMAGLVALQDDKGFVALAKDGGSYKVVMYSGNKDRESLVKSENLSDSKVYLRIDFDLPIDRGTAYFYYSTDGNTWTKIGNDVKLNYDLHMFVGVRWGLFNFATKTAGGYADFDWFKVGTDYKDEIYLDAAQDTTPPTPYGDVAAKIPGKVEAENYDVGKPNRAYYDKDGDNQGKAYREESVDIVQLDSTDKSKGYAIGYTGEGEWLRYTVNVAETGTYEVKVNMATPSENAGVKLYIDGKAVTDEIIAKQNGESDWSTYSEVSVQTKEIEKGEHALKVEIVGNNVNVDWLEFCLGECKTVKIGNVRYGMDASRTYGVYSLNGSFVGRVDASNSFDVRSKVSSLVKESGVYVVKSLTTGLSHRISVTK; encoded by the coding sequence ATGGGATTGTTTAGTAAAATGGCAAAAACAGCCGCTTTTACGGTTTTAGCGGCAGCTGTTGTGAATAGTTTTGCCGTGACGGTCAATAACCCGATTATGTATGTCGATAGCCCGGACCCCTCGATTGTCCGTGTCGATGATGCCTATTATATGGTGACGACCACGATGCATTTTGCGCCGGGCGTGCCTGTTTTCAAGAGCACCGATTTGGCCCAGTGGCGCACGGTGGGGTATGCTTATCAGACTCTTTCTAATGGCAACAATATCAGTTTGAATGGCGGTCAGGATGCTTACGGCAAGGGTTCGTGGGCATCGAGCATCCGCTACCACAAGGGTTTTTTCTACGTCTTGACGCCGTCTTACACGACGAACAGGACGCACCTTTACAAAACCGCCGATGTCGAAAATGGCCCGTGGTCCGAAGTGCAGCTCCCGTTCTATCACGATCCGTCGCTGTTCTTTGACGATGACGGCACGGTTTGGGTGTTCTATGGCTCGGGCGACCAGATTAGCTACGTGCAGCTGAACGACGATGCGAGCGGCGTAAAGGCCGGTGGCAAGAGCGGTAAGGTTGGCGGCGTGAGTGTGAACCAAGTGACCGGCACCAATAACTATTATGTGCAGCAGGAAGGCTCGCACATGGAAAAGGTGAACGGCGAATACTACCTCTTTACGATTTCTTGGCCGGCTGGCAAGAGCCGTAGCGAAATTGTCTATCGTTCCAAGAACCTTCTCTCCGGATTTAGCGGAAGATATTTCTTGTCCGATAACGGTGTTGCGCAGGGTGGCATCTTCGATACGCCGGATGGCAAGTGGTATGCATTGTTGTTCCGCGATTCAGGCCCGGTTGGACGTATGTCGCACCTAGTTCCGATGGAATGGAAGGACGGCTGGCCAGTGCCCACGAGTGGTTCCAAGGCCCCCGCGACGATTGATTTGCCGGAATCCCCGCTTCCTGGCTATGGCATGGTGACTTCCGATGACTTTGATTCCGACGTGCTTCCGCTGGAATGGCAGTGGAACCACAACCCGGATAACAAGAATTGGTCTTTGACGGCGAATCCGGGATTCTTGCGCATTACCACGGGCCGCACCGATAGCCGCATTGTCAACGCGAAGAACACGCTCACGCAGCGTTCCTTTGGCCCCAAGAGTTCTGGCCGCACGCTTGTGGATGGCAAGGGCATGAAGGATGGCGACATGGCTGGCCTCGTTGCATTGCAAGATGACAAGGGCTTTGTCGCTCTTGCAAAAGACGGTGGCAGCTACAAGGTAGTGATGTACAGCGGAAACAAGGATCGCGAGAGTCTTGTCAAAAGCGAAAATCTTTCGGACTCCAAGGTTTACTTGCGAATCGATTTCGACTTGCCCATTGACCGCGGCACTGCATATTTCTACTACAGCACCGATGGCAATACTTGGACAAAAATTGGCAACGATGTCAAGCTGAATTATGACCTTCACATGTTCGTGGGGGTACGCTGGGGACTCTTCAACTTTGCGACAAAGACTGCCGGCGGTTATGCAGACTTCGACTGGTTCAAGGTCGGTACCGACTACAAGGACGAAATTTATCTGGATGCGGCTCAGGATACGACTCCGCCGACACCGTATGGCGATGTTGCAGCCAAGATTCCAGGCAAGGTTGAAGCCGAAAATTACGATGTCGGTAAACCGAACCGCGCCTACTACGACAAGGACGGCGACAATCAGGGCAAGGCCTACCGCGAAGAATCCGTGGACATTGTGCAACTTGATTCCACTGACAAGTCCAAGGGCTACGCCATTGGCTACACCGGTGAAGGTGAATGGTTGCGCTATACAGTGAATGTTGCCGAAACGGGCACTTACGAAGTAAAGGTGAACATGGCGACACCTTCCGAGAATGCCGGCGTCAAGCTTTACATCGATGGCAAGGCTGTGACGGATGAAATTATTGCTAAGCAGAATGGCGAAAGCGATTGGTCCACTTATAGCGAAGTTTCTGTTCAGACAAAGGAAATCGAAAAAGGCGAACACGCTCTTAAAGTGGAAATTGTTGGTAACAACGTCAACGTAGATTGGCTCGAATTCTGTCTTGGCGAATGCAAGACGGTAAAGATTGGCAATGTGCGCTACGGCATGGATGCCTCCAGAACGTATGGCGTTTACAGCCTCAACGGTTCGTTTGTCGGCCGTGTCGATGCGTCGAACTCTTTCGACGTTCGTTCTAAGGTTAGCTCGCTCGTGAAGGAAAGTGGCGTGTATGTCGTCAAGTCCCTCACCACCGGCCTCTCCCACCGCATCTCTGTCACTAAGTAA
- a CDS encoding carbohydrate binding domain-containing protein, which translates to MFGKLSVGLATVAFLASFAFADNINVNGTNRTMNVYAPRNIEKNRPLIIQMHGMNQDAPYQQNAAKWEPIADTARFVVVFPNGQNKAWDISGDKDLNFIKAIINEMYNKYGIDKNRVYVSGFSMGGMMSYHVANKMGDQIAAIAPVSGGGGVNSPKRAMPIMHTHGTTDDVVNYNSTVNTLKGWVSAQKCSSSSKVTKPYPAHKSGSAASLEVWSGCKDNVEVRLLTIAGKGHWYSMDEASVNTSVEIWNFVKNYSLDGSSITPPIQVPTDRDSIFNGGFDSTDVAWTLQTHGSAAATGDVKNGKYELDISAIGTENYQVQVIQHDLHLEKGQWYEVSFDASAGANRTLEVNVEQHTDPWASYLTEKQNFEIGKESKTYSFQFQMTAATDKDSRLSFNAGASTGTLTLDNVKLKKIAEPDQGTIALTPSLRFATAAGKYNVYSLTGKRLGFVEIIENDVPNMQKTVKNAGFGKGVYILRRKK; encoded by the coding sequence ATGTTTGGTAAACTGTCCGTCGGTTTGGCGACTGTAGCGTTCTTGGCAAGTTTCGCCTTTGCAGACAACATTAATGTAAACGGCACGAACCGTACCATGAATGTTTATGCGCCGAGAAACATTGAAAAAAATCGTCCGCTTATCATCCAGATGCACGGCATGAATCAGGATGCTCCGTATCAGCAGAACGCTGCCAAGTGGGAGCCGATTGCCGATACGGCCCGCTTTGTGGTCGTGTTTCCGAACGGTCAAAATAAGGCTTGGGATATTTCCGGCGACAAGGATCTCAATTTCATCAAGGCCATCATCAACGAAATGTATAACAAGTACGGCATCGACAAGAATCGCGTTTATGTTTCGGGCTTCTCGATGGGTGGCATGATGAGCTACCATGTGGCGAACAAAATGGGCGACCAAATTGCAGCGATTGCTCCGGTTTCCGGTGGCGGTGGGGTAAACTCGCCCAAGCGCGCCATGCCGATTATGCATACGCATGGCACGACCGATGACGTGGTGAATTACAACAGCACCGTGAATACCCTCAAGGGTTGGGTTTCTGCGCAAAAATGTTCTTCAAGTTCCAAAGTCACAAAGCCGTATCCTGCACACAAGTCGGGCTCTGCCGCCTCTCTTGAAGTCTGGAGCGGCTGCAAGGACAATGTCGAAGTCCGTTTGCTTACCATTGCAGGCAAGGGACACTGGTATTCCATGGACGAAGCGAGCGTCAACACGAGTGTAGAAATCTGGAACTTTGTCAAGAATTATTCGCTCGACGGTTCTAGCATTACGCCACCGATTCAGGTGCCGACCGACCGCGACAGCATTTTTAACGGCGGTTTCGATTCCACAGATGTCGCTTGGACTTTGCAGACTCACGGCAGCGCCGCTGCCACAGGTGACGTGAAAAATGGCAAGTATGAGCTCGACATTTCTGCAATTGGTACGGAAAATTACCAAGTGCAGGTTATCCAGCACGATTTGCACCTCGAAAAAGGCCAATGGTACGAAGTGAGCTTTGACGCCAGCGCCGGAGCAAACCGCACGCTCGAAGTGAATGTGGAACAGCATACCGATCCGTGGGCGAGCTACCTCACCGAAAAGCAGAATTTTGAAATCGGCAAGGAATCCAAAACGTATTCCTTCCAGTTCCAGATGACTGCTGCCACCGACAAGGATTCCCGCTTGAGCTTTAATGCGGGCGCCTCGACGGGCACGCTCACGCTCGATAACGTGAAACTCAAGAAAATTGCGGAACCCGATCAGGGGACAATTGCGCTTACGCCATCTCTCCGCTTTGCAACTGCCGCTGGCAAGTATAACGTCTATAGCCTCACGGGCAAGCGCCTCGGCTTTGTCGAAATCATCGAAAACGATGTGCCGAACATGCAAAAGACGGTGAAAAATGCAGGCTTTGGCAAGGGCGTCTACATCTTGCGTCGCAAAAAATAG